A genomic window from Brassica oleracea var. oleracea cultivar TO1000 chromosome C8, BOL, whole genome shotgun sequence includes:
- the LOC106312481 gene encoding histone H2A.Z-specific chaperone CHZ1-like, which produces MADVENQQESSFPVKRKSDPCSQDEDNVASKAQKLNPSSSSAGSESKDGEVNGSGVENIGVPDDLADEEKKEGGDGEEEEQEEDEDDDDGEVDRKGKGISREDKGKGKMIEVEESDDTDDDDEDDEDGDEYDESDLSDDPLAEVDLDNILPSRTRRRSIQPGVYISNDRGGANEDDDDSSDDSDA; this is translated from the coding sequence ATGGCTGACGTTGAGAATCAGCAGGAGTCATCGTTTCCGGTGAAGCGGAAATCGGATCCCTGTTCCCAAGACGAGGACAATGTGGCGAGCAAGGCTCAGAAGCTTAATCCGTCGTCGAGCTCTGCTGGTTCCGAGTCTAAAGACGGAGAAGTTAACGGAAGCGGTGTCGAGAATATAGGCGTACCCGACGATCTTGCAGATGAAGAGAAGAAAGAAGGTGGAGATGGAGAAGAAGAAGAGCAAGAGGAAGACGAGGATGATGATGATGGGGAGGTTGATAGGAAAGGAAAAGGCATATCGAGAGAGGATAAAGGAAAAGGAAAAATGATCGAAGTTGAGGAGAGTGACGATACTGATGATGATGATGAAGACGACGAAGATGGCGATGAATATGATGAAAGCGATTTGTCAGACGATCCGTTGGCGGAGGTGGATTTGGATAATATCCTCCCGTCGAGGACTAGGAGACGATCGATCCAGCCTGGAGTCTACATCTCCAATGACCGTGGTGGAGCTAACGAGGATGATGATGATAGCAGCGACGATAGTGACGCTTAA
- the LOC106312480 gene encoding V-type proton ATPase subunit C, whose product MTSRYWVVSLPVKDSSSSLWNRLQEQISKHSFDTPVYRFNIPNLRVGTLDSLLALGDDLLKSNSFVEGVSQKIRRQIEELERISGVESNALTVDGVPVDSYLTRFVWDEAKYPTMSPLKEVVENIQSQVAKIEDDLKVRVAEYNNVRGQLNAINRKQSGSLAVRDLSNLVKPEDIVASEHLVTLLAVVPKYSQKDWLACYETLTEYVVPRSSKKLFEDNEYALYTVTLFTRVADNYRTSAREKGFQIRDFEHSVEAQETRKQELEKLVQDQESLRTSLLQWCYTSYGEVFSSWMHFCAVRIFAESIMRYGLPPAFLACVLSPAVKSEKKVRSILERLCDSTNSLYWKSEEDGGAAMAGLAGDSETHPYVSFTINLA is encoded by the exons ATGACGTCGAGGTACTGGGTGGTGTCTCTACCGGTGAAGGACTCTTCTTCCTCCTTGTGGAATCGTCTCCAAGAGCAGATCTCTAAGCATTCATTCGATACTCCAGTTTATCGG TTCAACATACCTAATCTTCGTGTTGGAACCTTAGATTCTCTTCTCGCTCTCGGCGATGATCTGCTCAAG TCGAACAGCTTTGTGGAAGGAGTTTCTCAGAAGATCAGGAGGCAGATCGAGGAGCTGGAGAGGATTTCTGGTGTTGAGAGCAATGCTCTTACTGTTGATGGAGTTCCTGTTGATTCTTACCTCACCAG GTTTGTGTGGGATGAAGCTAAGTACCCAACAATGTCGCCTTTGAAGGAGGTTGTTGAGAATATTCAGTCTCAGGTTGCCAAGATTGAGGATGATCTCAAG GTTCGTGTAGCTGAATATAACAATGTCCGCGGTCAACTCAATGCCATTAACCGAAAGCAAAGTGGAAG CTTAGCTGTTCGTGACCTCTCAAACTTGGTTAAGCCAGAAGATATTGTGGCCTCAGAACATCTCGTGACTCTCCTTGCTGTTGTTCCAAAATACTCTCAAAAAGATTGGCTAGCATGTTATGAGACATTAACCGAATACGTG GTTCCTAGGTCCTCGAAGAAGTTGTTTGAGGATAATGAGTACGCTCTTTACACCGTGACTCTCTTTACTCGTGTTGCAGACAATTACAGGACAAGTGCCCGTGAGAAAGGGTTCCAA ATCCGTGATTTTGAACATAGCGTTGAAGCACAAGAGACTCGTAAACAAGAGCTAGAAAAGTTGGTTCAGGATCAGGAAAGTTTGAGAACCTCTCTTTTGCAATGGTGCTACACCAGCTATGGAGAG GTTTTCAGCTCCTGGATGCATTTCTGTGCTGTGCGCATATTCGCTGAGAGCATTATGAGATATGGTCTACCTCCTGCGTTCTTG GCATGCGTCTTATCTCCGGCTGTGAAGAGTGAAAAGAAAGTACGCTCCATTCTTGAACGCTTGTGTGATTCTACCAACAG TTTATACTGGAAAAGCGAGGAGGATGGAGGAGCTGCCATGGCTGGTTTAGCCGGTGACTCGGAGACACATCCTTATGTCTCCTTCACGATCAACCTTGCTTGA
- the LOC106310420 gene encoding uncharacterized protein LOC106310420, which translates to MALSSSFSVSVFLLIVVSVQWTLVCSEPTILASPAVLPYSNAPDMSSFFPSPTKDRTFDTAASPAPETEAPGPSSGQFNGKVAGISMRLRPDVPLVLVIVGIYSFLSVLY; encoded by the coding sequence ATGGCTCTGTCGTCTAGCTTCTCAGTTTCTGTGTTTCTCTTGATCGTTGTGTCGGTTCAATGGACTCTGGTTTGCAGTGAACCCACAATCTTAGCTTCTCCTGCTGTCTTACCGTATAGCAATGCACCAGATATGTCTTCATTTTTCCCTTCTCCGACAAAAGACCGTACATTCGATACTGCTGCATCTCCTGCTCCAGAAACAGAGGCCCCTGGTCCTAGCTCAGGCCAGTTTAATGGGAAGGTTGCAGGCATCTCCATGCGGCTCCGTCCTGATGTTCCTTTGGTTCTGGTCATTGTTGGGATCTATAGCTTTCTATCTGTACTTTATTGA
- the LOC106307382 gene encoding uncharacterized protein LOC106307382, with product MGSSQSSQLLDEEEDDEEDEPEIEEEEDANDGLNRRRTELDSLLVKKVLEQEPEMLPCHASASPLSPQLSSLGTPRIGPSIKVWDPYNVLLAPPPPLFSGVSSSAVEHDRAAAVTEVYLISHGECDLDLRPDLIGGRCHVAALTPNGKRQARALAVFLNSEGVRFASVFASPLDRARSMAVSVCQEMNFPEEHVQSSDAIVEMSLGEWEGFHRSEIYTPETLSLIERSQPDFSPPSGESLRQVEFRMVQFLNGLRSTHHNNARVGLSQSSNPHSLATSIHRPSLTRKKSGKSRFQVMNTTGGEEMFNHQNDEQQLGDVNSKSSSSQLSTCIGVFTHSLPIKCLLTGVLGCSSVMTHKICVEDSSVTVLQHSWKTGWQVKRLNDTAHLRLL from the exons ATGGGTTCATCACAGTCTTCGCAGCTACTCGATGAAGAAGAAGACGACGAAGAAGATGAACCAGAAATCGAAGAAGAAGAAGATGCTAACGACGGACTGAACAGAAGAAGGACCGAGCTGGACAGTCTTTTGGTGAAGAAAGTCCTCGAGCAAGAGCCCGAGATGCTTCCCTGCCACGCGTCCGCCTCCCCTCTCTCTCCTCAGCTCTCTTCCCTCGGCACGCCTCGAATAGGACCTTCGATCAAAGTCTGGGACCCTTACAACGTCCTCCTCGCCCCACCTCCTCCTCTCTTCTCCGGTGTCTCCTCCTCCGCGGTGGAGCACGATCGCGCCGCTGCCGTCACGGAGGTTTATCTAATCAGCCACGGAGAGTGCGATCTCGACCTAAGGCCCGATCTGATCGGAGGGAGGTGCCACGTGGCAGCTCTCACCCCCAACGGGAAACGCCAGGCGAGGGCTCTCGCCGTGTTCTTGAACTCCGAAGGCGTTCGGTTCGCCTCCGTCTTCGCTTCGCCTCTGGATCGAGCTAGATCCATGGCCGTTTCCGTTTGCCAG GAGATGAATTTTCCGGAGGAGCATGTACAGTCCTCAGACGCTATCGTTGAGATGAGTCTAGGAGAATGGGAAGGCTTCCACAGATCAGAGATCTACACGCCCGAGACTCTGAGTTTGATAGAGAGAAGCCAACCTGACTTCTCACCTCCGTCAGGTGAGTCACTCAGACAAGTTGAGTTTCGGATGGTTCAGTTTCTCAACGGACTTAGGTCTACACATCACAACAATGCTCGAGTAGGGTTGTCACAGAGTAGTAATCCTCACTCGCTAGCTACGTCTATTCATCGTCCAAGTTTGACGAGGAAGAAGTCTGGGAAGAGCAGGTTTCAGGTGATGAACACTACGGGTGGTGAAGAGATGTTTAATCATCAGAACGATGAACAACAGCTTGGTGATGTAAACAGCAAGAGTTCCTCTTCTCAGCTCTCGACCTGCATTGGAGTTTTCACACATTCGTTACCTATCAAGTGTCTTCTGACCGGTGTACTCGGATGCAGCTCGGTAATGACGCATAAGATCTGTGTGGAGGATTCCTCCGTGACCGTGTTGCAACATTCGTGGAAAACCGGGTGGCAGGTTAAGCGGTTGAATGATACCGCTCATCTTAGACTGTTGTAG